A part of Paenibacillus sp. IHBB 10380 genomic DNA contains:
- a CDS encoding FtsW/RodA/SpoVE family cell cycle protein: MIITRIIEKLDKFVLFIILCLVGMGTIAIYGATTDTNLEGLHISYLYLFGAFCIPMLVLALLDYRILLGKLSYLLYGIGIGMLVLVKFTGENINGAVRWLSIGQFQLQPSELAKIFTVLLIAHLLGKREGAKLRLFQDILPICIIFMIPIILIMQQPDLGTSLVFVGALLSMLWMGNIRSLYMILFISIMIITIGTILWLYYANFELLSKIVEPHQMSRIQTFLDPTSDPDKSWHVKNAMYAIGLGGLTGSDGSFLRRGFIPYAYSDSIYVVIGEGYGFLGSALLLMLYFLLLYRMVHIVIDSRELAGSYLVTGLIGMLVFQIFVNIGMHIGLVPLTGISLPFISYGGSSLLSNMIAIGLVLSVKFHKDDIYIE; this comes from the coding sequence ATGATTATCACTCGCATAATTGAAAAACTGGATAAATTCGTGCTTTTCATTATATTGTGTCTTGTTGGCATGGGTACGATTGCTATTTATGGAGCCACAACGGATACGAATTTAGAAGGCCTTCACATTAGTTATTTATATCTATTCGGTGCATTCTGCATTCCGATGCTGGTTCTCGCATTGTTAGATTATAGAATTCTGTTAGGCAAGCTATCCTACCTTTTATATGGAATCGGCATTGGGATGCTGGTTCTTGTCAAGTTTACCGGAGAGAACATTAACGGTGCGGTTCGTTGGCTAAGTATTGGACAATTTCAGCTTCAACCTTCTGAACTAGCTAAAATATTTACAGTGCTGCTGATTGCTCATTTATTAGGTAAGCGAGAGGGAGCCAAGCTCCGTCTTTTTCAAGATATATTACCGATTTGTATCATTTTCATGATTCCTATCATCTTAATCATGCAGCAGCCCGATTTAGGCACTTCTCTAGTCTTTGTGGGCGCACTGCTTAGTATGCTGTGGATGGGTAACATCCGTTCATTATATATGATTCTGTTCATCAGTATTATGATCATTACGATAGGCACAATATTATGGCTATACTATGCCAATTTCGAATTGTTATCCAAGATTGTAGAGCCCCATCAAATGTCAAGAATTCAGACGTTTCTTGACCCAACCAGCGATCCCGATAAATCATGGCATGTTAAAAATGCGATGTATGCGATAGGTTTGGGAGGATTGACTGGAAGTGACGGATCTTTTTTACGTAGAGGGTTTATTCCTTATGCGTATTCCGATTCGATCTATGTGGTCATAGGAGAGGGATATGGTTTTTTGGGTTCTGCGTTGCTGTTGATGCTCTATTTCCTGCTCCTGTATCGTATGGTTCATATCGTCATAGATAGTAGAGAACTTGCAGGATCATATCTTGTTACGGGGCTTATAGGAATGTTAGTCTTTCAAATTTTCGTTAATATAGGCATGCATATCGGTTTGGTACCCCTGACGGGTATTTCCTTACCGTTCATAAGTTATGGAGGTAGCTCACTACTTAGCAATATGATTGCAATTGGCTTGGTGTTAAGTGTCAAATTTCATAAAGACGATATCTATATTGAATGA
- the ftsW gene encoding putative lipid II flippase FtsW, with protein sequence MNGKIRGRPDFPLLFLTVLLVGFGLIMIFSASSPMAMIKHNSPWHYVMKQGVFALIGLFVMFIFMGIPFSWWKKAAPILLLFSLLALVLVLIGGANINGARRWFVLSGFNLQPSEFTKLSIIVYLSAIVSRKGDHIRNFRRGLLPIIVIIGIILLLVMKQPDFGTMLILFFITITILLIGGVDLRHLFILSLALIPIFVYLALSKSYRLQRISSFLNPLDSPQDSGYQLIQSLYALGHGGLTGIGIGQSVQKLFYLPEAHTDFIFAVIGEEFGFVGTCLLIIVFFLFIWRGFIAAIRSHDPFGLMLGTGVVMMIFIQFLLNIGAVTGSLPITGVPLPFISYGGSSLVLCLASTGILLSISRDNYRRRQENYRNPTK encoded by the coding sequence TTGAACGGTAAAATAAGAGGCCGTCCTGATTTTCCACTTCTTTTTTTGACTGTTTTGCTTGTTGGTTTTGGTTTGATTATGATTTTCAGCGCAAGCTCTCCGATGGCCATGATAAAACACAATAGTCCGTGGCACTACGTCATGAAACAAGGCGTATTTGCGCTCATCGGATTATTTGTGATGTTCATTTTTATGGGTATTCCTTTTTCATGGTGGAAGAAAGCTGCGCCGATCCTGCTACTGTTCTCATTACTGGCACTTGTTCTCGTATTAATAGGGGGAGCAAACATAAATGGCGCGAGACGATGGTTTGTTCTGAGCGGTTTTAATTTACAGCCATCTGAGTTTACCAAGTTATCCATCATCGTATATTTGTCAGCGATAGTAAGTAGAAAAGGAGATCATATCCGAAATTTTCGTAGAGGCTTACTCCCTATTATAGTGATTATCGGCATCATTCTGCTGCTTGTCATGAAACAACCCGATTTCGGCACGATGTTAATCTTATTCTTTATTACTATAACGATCCTTTTGATCGGTGGTGTTGATCTCCGTCATCTTTTCATCCTTAGTTTAGCACTCATCCCTATATTTGTTTATCTTGCACTTAGTAAGAGTTACCGTCTCCAGCGAATCAGCTCTTTTCTAAATCCACTTGATAGTCCACAAGACTCTGGGTATCAACTTATTCAGTCGCTCTATGCACTAGGACATGGCGGCCTTACGGGGATAGGAATCGGTCAAAGTGTGCAGAAGCTGTTTTATTTGCCGGAAGCTCATACCGATTTTATCTTTGCTGTGATTGGCGAGGAATTCGGGTTTGTGGGTACGTGCCTGCTCATCATCGTGTTTTTCCTTTTTATCTGGCGAGGTTTTATTGCTGCAATAAGGAGTCATGATCCATTCGGTTTAATGCTAGGGACGGGCGTCGTCATGATGATATTTATTCAATTTCTATTGAATATTGGAGCTGTAACAGGCAGTCTGCCAATTACGGGAGTACCGCTTCCCTTTATTAGTTATGGTGGATCTTCGCTCGTTTTGTGTTTAGCAAGTACCGGCATTTTACTTAGTATTTCACGAGATAACTATAGAAGACGTCAAGAAAACTACAGAAATCCAACAAAATAG
- a CDS encoding GNAT family N-acetyltransferase translates to MQLNGDNIYVKLVEESDADSLLALEVKNKDFFQLFTGSREESFYTYQGQVDRIKSAVELRIEDKGYVFLIFSQRSGQVIGEVILSEVVRDNLQSCWIGYFLDKDHNGKGYMTEALRLVVKYAFQELDFHRIEAGVMPHNTGSIKVLLKSGFHKEGIAKKNVKINGHWEDHQTLAIVNDETRGIEAKKVQRKNPKTVAPPIGSYTHLTTVPKGADLLVLSGQVGTDMNGDLPSDMNEQINNTLQNILRIFNGESVSADDIIKINIWATEEVDWDYFNEVWEKFHGGTAPSMTMSYIPSLAVPSLKVEIEAWAARW, encoded by the coding sequence ATGCAATTAAACGGAGACAACATTTATGTGAAACTAGTTGAGGAATCTGATGCTGATTCACTTTTAGCACTTGAAGTGAAGAATAAAGATTTTTTTCAACTATTCACAGGTTCGAGAGAGGAATCCTTTTATACGTATCAAGGACAAGTAGACAGAATTAAAAGTGCAGTTGAATTAAGAATAGAAGACAAAGGTTATGTATTCTTGATTTTTTCACAAAGATCAGGACAAGTCATTGGTGAGGTCATTCTTTCCGAAGTGGTACGAGATAATCTGCAAAGCTGTTGGATTGGCTATTTCTTGGATAAAGACCACAATGGGAAAGGCTACATGACTGAAGCTTTGAGGCTCGTTGTAAAATATGCTTTTCAGGAATTAGATTTTCACCGTATTGAAGCTGGGGTAATGCCTCATAACACTGGCTCAATAAAAGTTCTGTTAAAATCTGGTTTCCATAAAGAAGGCATTGCAAAGAAAAATGTGAAAATTAATGGTCATTGGGAGGATCATCAGACATTAGCCATTGTAAATGACGAAACAAGGGGCATAGAGGCTAAAAAAGTCCAACGTAAAAATCCGAAGACGGTTGCCCCTCCTATCGGATCTTACACTCATCTCACAACTGTTCCAAAAGGAGCAGATTTGTTAGTTCTTTCTGGACAAGTTGGTACAGACATGAATGGAGATTTACCTTCGGATATGAACGAGCAAATCAATAATACGCTTCAGAACATATTACGTATTTTTAATGGTGAATCTGTATCTGCCGATGACATCATTAAAATTAATATTTGGGCTACGGAAGAAGTTGATTGGGATTACTTTAATGAAGTGTGGGAGAAGTTTCATGGTGGTACAGCGCCTTCGATGACGATGTCTTACATCCCATCATTGGCAGTTCCTTCTCTCAAAGTCGAAATAGAAGCATGGGCAGCTAGGTGGTAA
- a CDS encoding undecaprenyl-diphosphatase has translation MGISQTDDLVFQFINHMAVTFSTLNPFMRFLSEKAEYLFYLGIIVYWFTRIHKNRQMVITTLFSACVGFGLGSILSHFFYRDRPFVHDTVNQLIEHSANASFPSDHSIGAFVIATGIGLFHKKDGVIWLVLAGLISFSRIWNGVHYPSDVITGAFIGVISALMIYQMVHRWSVAYKCLNVGIDLYEKIEKKIWINYKKDRSSNLKN, from the coding sequence TTGGGTATATCTCAAACGGATGATCTCGTATTTCAATTCATCAATCATATGGCAGTAACATTCTCAACATTAAATCCATTCATGCGATTTCTATCAGAAAAAGCGGAATATCTTTTTTACCTAGGGATTATTGTTTATTGGTTTACTCGCATTCATAAGAACAGGCAAATGGTGATAACAACTCTCTTTTCAGCTTGTGTTGGATTTGGTCTGGGTAGTATACTTTCCCACTTTTTCTATAGGGACAGGCCTTTTGTCCATGATACGGTTAACCAATTGATTGAACATTCCGCTAACGCTTCATTTCCAAGTGATCATTCGATTGGGGCCTTTGTAATCGCAACAGGTATAGGGTTGTTTCATAAGAAAGATGGCGTAATTTGGCTTGTATTGGCGGGTTTGATTTCATTTTCCCGAATTTGGAATGGCGTTCATTATCCTTCCGATGTCATCACGGGAGCATTCATTGGTGTAATTAGTGCATTAATGATTTATCAAATGGTTCATCGATGGTCTGTAGCTTATAAATGTTTGAATGTTGGTATTGATCTTTATGAAAAAATCGAAAAAAAGATTTGGATAAATTATAAAAAAGACCGGTCGTCTAATCTCAAAAATTGA
- a CDS encoding class I SAM-dependent methyltransferase has product MNIKTYTKSNREAWNEVNPIHQKHNPINLKEVFQTKGFSTLDEHITDTFRRLGLQGKRAAQLCCNNGRELLSLVNLGAQSGTGFDISDHAIEEAKELAETSGLPCTFVRTDVYDIDSTHVNQYDLMYISIGALTWLPDLHKFFGIASTLLKKDGMLVIYEMHPLLNMLAMEDEPEFEDPLKIAFSYFKSDPWIANTGIDYVGNTTYESQTNYSFSHTLASIFNAVIQSGINITEYEEHQHDISCIYTDVEKEGKFPMSYTLIGKKS; this is encoded by the coding sequence ATGAATATCAAAACGTATACCAAATCCAACCGCGAAGCCTGGAATGAAGTTAATCCGATCCATCAGAAGCATAATCCAATCAATTTAAAGGAGGTCTTTCAAACCAAAGGCTTCTCCACCCTCGACGAACACATCACTGACACATTTCGGCGGCTCGGGCTGCAAGGAAAACGTGCAGCACAGCTTTGCTGCAACAACGGCAGGGAATTGTTGTCCCTGGTCAACCTCGGCGCTCAAAGCGGCACCGGTTTCGACATTTCGGATCATGCCATCGAGGAAGCCAAGGAGCTTGCCGAAACTTCCGGATTGCCCTGCACTTTCGTCCGCACCGATGTTTATGACATTGACAGTACGCATGTCAACCAGTATGACCTGATGTACATCTCCATTGGAGCGCTCACCTGGCTACCTGATTTGCACAAATTTTTCGGCATTGCCTCTACCTTGCTGAAAAAAGACGGTATGCTTGTTATTTATGAAATGCACCCGCTACTGAATATGCTGGCTATGGAGGATGAGCCTGAATTTGAAGACCCGTTGAAAATCGCCTTTTCATATTTCAAAAGCGATCCCTGGATCGCCAATACCGGTATCGACTATGTCGGAAATACGACCTATGAGTCTCAAACCAATTACAGCTTCAGCCACACTCTGGCTTCCATTTTCAACGCAGTTATTCAAAGCGGCATCAATATCACCGAGTACGAGGAGCACCAACACGATATTTCCTGTATTTATACCGATGTAGAAAAAGAAGGAAAGTTTCCCATGAGCTACACGCTGATCGGGAAAAAATCTTAG
- a CDS encoding LCP family protein: MSVKPKRKAIRKVMMIIYLVIIALILGAGIYMGYIYYKADAAIQRMAAPENLSDNPSGYVKKESIQPMIFLLAGIDSREGGGGLMNTDVLMLVSFNPQNRSASLLSLPRDLLLKPKSLPSHKANYYYAYYYIRDRSEVIPNTKRFFGDLLGLPIDHMVVVNFDAIRHTVDALGGLIIDVDMDMKYSDSTDGTQIDLKKGLQTLNGKQVLDFVRYRKSNEGTQESSDFARNDRQQLVIKQIIEKLGAFQGISQWGKVLDIIGENVKSDIPEPNLQQWVFNFPIIKPDHIRSLHVESRWKSPYVYANKEDLQHALTALRNEADISSESPLYLEAVGVLD, from the coding sequence ATGTCTGTCAAACCCAAGAGAAAAGCAATTCGTAAAGTTATGATGATCATTTACCTTGTCATAATCGCCCTGATCCTTGGAGCTGGAATCTATATGGGATATATATATTATAAGGCGGATGCTGCGATTCAACGCATGGCCGCTCCAGAAAACCTATCTGATAATCCGTCCGGTTATGTAAAGAAGGAATCGATCCAACCTATGATATTTCTTCTTGCTGGTATAGATAGTCGGGAAGGTGGCGGCGGGTTAATGAATACAGATGTTCTTATGCTAGTCAGCTTTAATCCGCAAAACCGTTCGGCCAGTCTGTTGTCCCTGCCGCGTGATTTGTTACTAAAGCCTAAATCATTGCCTTCTCACAAAGCCAATTACTATTATGCCTATTACTATATAAGGGATAGGTCAGAGGTGATTCCCAACACAAAGCGTTTTTTCGGGGATTTGCTAGGTCTTCCGATTGATCATATGGTCGTGGTGAATTTTGACGCGATACGGCACACGGTGGATGCGCTTGGTGGACTAATAATAGATGTCGACATGGATATGAAATATAGCGATTCCACAGACGGAACTCAAATAGATTTGAAAAAAGGCTTGCAGACTCTTAATGGGAAACAAGTGCTCGACTTCGTGCGGTATCGTAAATCGAATGAAGGAACCCAGGAGTCATCCGATTTCGCGCGCAACGATCGGCAGCAGCTAGTGATCAAGCAAATCATTGAGAAATTGGGGGCTTTCCAAGGGATATCCCAATGGGGAAAAGTATTGGACATCATCGGAGAAAATGTGAAGTCAGATATTCCTGAACCCAATCTTCAACAATGGGTCTTCAACTTCCCCATAATCAAACCGGATCATATTCGTTCATTACATGTGGAGTCCCGTTGGAAAAGCCCCTATGTTTACGCGAACAAAGAGGATCTGCAACATGCGTTGACTGCTCTGCGTAATGAGGCAGATATCAGTTCAGAAAGTCCGCTCTACTTAGAAGCTGTTGGGGTGTTGGATTAA